One genomic segment of Alicycliphilus denitrificans K601 includes these proteins:
- the mtlD gene encoding bifunctional mannitol-1-phosphate dehydrogenase/phosphatase translates to MLQFQGKTIDTAIFDMDGTMFDTERLRFQTLSQASEELFGKPFTEPVLLGSLGLSATKAEALAKQHYGQDFPYAAIRRRADELELAHVRTQGVPIKPGLLPVLERLRKSGLKMAVATSSRRAIAEEYLINANIYKYFDLCVCGDEVVQGKPHPEIFVRAAEALNSQPAQCLMFEDSENGVRSAADAGGVVILVEDIQMPPPAVARRAFGVYGGLSEFLQDLAACTPKMSMPAVTEPFPQAVNLLKAGIHGFGAMGGGYLAQVFSHWDGYTRPCEIIASTGNALLREAIDAFGKFSVRYGSLAFDQTIEQLRVIDAADTDAVAGMYRDCEIVALCVPEQAVAAQAGVIAQGLAERFAAHGRELTVLVVLNKVGGAEFVRAQVEAALLQRVASKVCQRILERTSFSETVVTRIVSKLTEDALVRQLRIKSELYKKNVVAVRESSPHVGDWAEALPGDTAEVVAPHVSTLRDAGEPASALAPLHLILFNSETDMPLYVQQGSDLLEHLRQIDTVADIAVIQLLKNRLWNGTHAIVAWYAALLGYPSIGHAMGDARVQALMDQLLDAELAPALAAQFPELRTRLAEFIATFRNRCAHAFKDPCERVGRDPLRKLQRGERVLGSLAMAAAQGVAAPALAFGAALAVHYALHHPPAAEEDECRTIRALYARREALQDVLAWRGEYHGAPFDGLDPVADAALLAAVQLPFDGLQAGGLDYCWESAAEAGVG, encoded by the coding sequence ATGCTTCAATTCCAGGGTAAGACGATCGATACCGCCATCTTTGACATGGATGGAACCATGTTCGACACCGAACGCCTGCGGTTCCAGACCCTGTCCCAAGCCTCTGAAGAACTGTTTGGCAAGCCTTTCACCGAGCCCGTGCTCCTGGGTTCACTGGGTCTGAGCGCGACCAAGGCCGAAGCGCTTGCCAAACAGCACTACGGGCAGGACTTTCCGTATGCCGCCATCCGTCGCCGGGCCGACGAGCTGGAGCTGGCGCATGTGCGCACGCAGGGCGTGCCCATCAAGCCGGGCCTGCTGCCCGTGCTGGAGCGGCTGCGCAAGTCGGGCCTGAAGATGGCCGTGGCCACGTCCAGCCGCCGCGCCATTGCCGAGGAATACCTGATCAACGCCAACATCTACAAGTACTTCGACCTGTGCGTGTGCGGCGACGAGGTGGTGCAGGGCAAGCCGCACCCCGAGATTTTCGTGCGCGCGGCCGAGGCGCTGAACAGCCAGCCCGCGCAATGCCTGATGTTCGAGGACTCGGAAAACGGCGTGCGCTCGGCCGCCGATGCGGGCGGTGTGGTGATCCTGGTCGAAGACATCCAGATGCCGCCGCCTGCCGTGGCGCGGCGCGCCTTCGGGGTCTACGGCGGCCTGAGCGAGTTTCTGCAGGATCTGGCGGCCTGCACGCCCAAGATGTCCATGCCCGCCGTGACCGAGCCGTTTCCGCAGGCCGTGAACCTGCTCAAGGCCGGCATCCACGGCTTCGGGGCCATGGGCGGCGGGTATCTGGCGCAGGTGTTCTCGCACTGGGACGGCTATACGCGGCCCTGCGAAATCATCGCCTCCACGGGCAATGCGCTGCTGCGCGAGGCCATCGACGCGTTCGGCAAGTTCAGCGTGCGCTACGGCAGCCTGGCGTTCGACCAGACCATCGAGCAGCTGCGCGTGATCGACGCCGCCGACACGGATGCCGTGGCCGGCATGTACCGCGACTGCGAGATCGTCGCGCTGTGCGTGCCAGAGCAGGCCGTGGCCGCGCAGGCGGGCGTGATCGCGCAGGGGCTGGCCGAGCGCTTTGCCGCGCACGGGCGGGAGCTGACGGTGCTGGTCGTGCTCAACAAGGTGGGCGGTGCCGAGTTCGTGCGCGCGCAGGTGGAGGCGGCGCTTTTGCAGCGGGTGGCGTCCAAGGTCTGCCAGCGGATCCTGGAGCGCACGAGTTTCAGCGAGACCGTAGTCACGCGCATCGTCTCCAAGCTGACGGAGGACGCGCTGGTGCGCCAGCTGCGCATCAAGAGCGAGCTGTACAAGAAGAACGTGGTGGCCGTGCGTGAATCGTCGCCCCATGTCGGCGACTGGGCCGAGGCGCTGCCGGGCGACACGGCCGAGGTGGTAGCCCCGCATGTGAGCACGCTGCGCGATGCGGGCGAGCCTGCCAGCGCGCTGGCGCCGCTGCACCTGATCCTGTTCAATAGCGAGACCGACATGCCGCTGTACGTGCAGCAGGGCAGCGACCTGCTGGAGCACCTGCGCCAGATCGACACGGTGGCCGACATCGCGGTCATCCAGCTGCTGAAGAACCGGCTGTGGAATGGCACGCACGCCATCGTGGCCTGGTATGCGGCGCTGCTGGGCTATCCCAGCATCGGCCACGCCATGGGCGATGCGCGCGTGCAGGCGCTGATGGACCAGTTGCTCGACGCGGAGCTGGCACCCGCGCTGGCGGCGCAGTTCCCGGAGCTGCGCACGCGGCTGGCCGAGTTCATCGCCACCTTCCGCAACCGCTGCGCACATGCCTTCAAGGACCCGTGCGAGCGCGTGGGGCGCGACCCGCTGCGCAAGCTGCAGCGCGGCGAGCGCGTGCTGGGCAGCCTGGCCATGGCCGCCGCGCAGGGCGTGGCCGCGCCGGCACTGGCCTTTGGCGCGGCGCTGGCCGTGCACTACGCGCTGCACCACCCGCCGGCGGCCGAGGAGGACGAATGCCGGACGATTCGCGCGCTGTACGCCCGGCGCGAGGCGCTGCAGGATGTGCTGGCCTGGCGCGGTGAATACCATGGCGCGCCGTTCGACGGTCTGGACCCTGTGGCCGACGCCGCGCTGTTGGCCGCCGTGCAGTTGCCTTTCGACGGGCTGCAGGCCGGGGGGCTGGACTACTGCTGGGAGTCGGCCGCCGAGGCCGGCGTGGGCTGA
- the serB gene encoding phosphoserine phosphatase SerB — MTTSLAPGINVQGTLPSTRLADYKLIAFDMDSTLINIECVDEIADFVGCKAEVAAITEAAMQGVITDFKESLRRRVALLKGVTMADLERVYSERLRINPGAAELVRSCQAAGLKTLLVSGGFTFFAHRVREQLGIDFVRANVLEVRSSTNCGELTGRMVDQAWGDICDGLEKRRTMLEVASLLGIEPEQCIAMGDGANDLPMMGAAGLSVAYHAKPAVRAQAQVAINQGGLDRLLEVLK; from the coding sequence ATGACCACCTCCCTTGCACCCGGCATCAACGTCCAGGGCACGCTGCCATCCACCCGCCTGGCCGACTACAAGTTGATCGCCTTCGACATGGACTCCACGCTGATCAACATCGAGTGCGTGGACGAGATCGCCGACTTCGTCGGCTGCAAGGCCGAGGTGGCTGCCATCACCGAGGCCGCCATGCAGGGCGTGATCACCGATTTCAAGGAAAGCCTGCGCCGACGCGTGGCGCTGCTCAAGGGCGTGACCATGGCCGACCTGGAACGCGTCTACAGCGAACGCCTGCGCATCAACCCCGGCGCCGCCGAGCTGGTGCGCTCCTGCCAGGCGGCGGGGCTCAAGACCCTGCTGGTCTCGGGCGGCTTCACCTTCTTTGCGCACCGCGTGCGCGAGCAGCTCGGCATCGACTTCGTGCGCGCCAACGTGCTGGAGGTGCGCAGCAGCACCAACTGCGGCGAGCTCACGGGCCGCATGGTGGACCAGGCCTGGGGCGACATCTGCGACGGCCTTGAAAAGCGCCGCACCATGCTCGAAGTCGCCTCGCTGCTGGGCATAGAGCCCGAGCAGTGCATCGCCATGGGCGACGGCGCCAACGACCTGCCCATGATGGGCGCGGCCGGCCTGTCCGTGGCCTACCACGCCAAGCCCGCCGTGCGCGCCCAGGCCCAGGTGGCCATCAACCAGGGTGGATTGGACCGCCTGCTGGAAGTATTGAAATGA
- a CDS encoding LytR/AlgR family response regulator transcription factor — protein sequence MRILIVDDEALARSRLRTLLGDCDARHQVMEAAHAGEALARLGISGGRAVDLVLLDIHMPGQDGLALAHQIQGLPHPPAIVFVTAHADHALSAFELDAVDYLTKPVRLQRLQQALAKVQRTLGQGAPAQAVQPAEGEALLIQERGRTERVPLAEVLYLRAEQKYVTVRTATRSFVVDDALSELEARHAAHFLRVHRSTLVARRAMRALERHYDADEGEGWAVRLHGLTEPLPVSRRQVAAVREALAG from the coding sequence ATGCGCATCCTCATCGTGGACGACGAAGCCCTGGCGCGCAGCCGCCTGCGCACCCTGCTGGGCGACTGCGATGCGCGCCACCAGGTGATGGAGGCCGCGCACGCCGGCGAGGCGCTGGCCCGGCTCGGCATCAGCGGCGGCCGCGCCGTGGACCTGGTGCTGCTCGACATCCACATGCCGGGCCAGGACGGCCTGGCCCTGGCGCACCAGATCCAGGGCCTACCGCACCCGCCGGCCATCGTGTTCGTCACCGCGCATGCGGACCACGCGCTGTCCGCCTTCGAGCTCGACGCGGTGGACTACCTCACCAAGCCCGTGCGCCTGCAGCGCCTGCAGCAGGCGCTGGCGAAGGTCCAGCGCACCCTGGGCCAGGGCGCGCCCGCGCAGGCGGTGCAGCCGGCCGAGGGCGAGGCGCTGCTGATCCAGGAGCGCGGCCGCACCGAGCGCGTGCCGCTGGCCGAGGTGCTGTACCTGCGCGCCGAGCAAAAGTACGTGACCGTGCGCACCGCCACGCGCAGCTTCGTCGTGGACGACGCGCTGTCGGAGCTGGAGGCCCGCCACGCCGCGCATTTCCTGCGCGTGCATCGCAGCACGCTCGTGGCCCGCCGCGCCATGCGCGCGCTGGAGAGGCATTACGACGCGGACGAGGGTGAAGGCTGGGCCGTGCGCCTGCACGGGCTCACCGAGCCCCTGCCCGTCTCGCGCCGCCAGGTGGCCGCGGTGCGCGAAGCGCTGGCCGGGTAA
- a CDS encoding ZIP family metal transporter, with amino-acid sequence MTLIAIILATLAAGIGSVWIAAALLRAGLGGRWRVGPQHLLSLAAGALLATAFMHLLPEAFEGPADAHDLFTVLLLGLVFFFLLDKAELWHHGHEHSAAERHIHGPAHGHAAHDHHHGHHHHGHGGWSLLTGDSVHCFGDGVLIASAFVADMRLGVVAALSVLAHEVPHHIGDLVVLRNSSRHRSAALLKVSLAGAVTALGGLVGYYLVGLWEGALPYFLAIASSSFVYVALADLIPQLQKRLSAAQTLAQIAWLAAGIVAVTLVSGLAHTH; translated from the coding sequence ATGACATTGATAGCAATCATTCTGGCCACCCTGGCCGCAGGCATCGGCAGTGTGTGGATCGCGGCGGCCTTGCTGCGCGCGGGGCTGGGGGGGCGCTGGCGCGTGGGCCCGCAGCATCTGCTGAGCCTGGCGGCCGGCGCGCTGCTGGCCACGGCCTTCATGCATCTGCTGCCCGAGGCCTTCGAGGGGCCGGCCGATGCCCACGACCTGTTCACCGTCCTGCTGCTGGGGCTGGTGTTCTTCTTCCTGCTGGACAAGGCCGAGCTGTGGCACCACGGCCACGAGCACAGCGCGGCCGAGCGGCACATCCATGGCCCCGCCCATGGCCATGCGGCGCACGACCACCACCACGGCCACCATCACCATGGGCATGGCGGCTGGTCCCTGCTCACGGGCGACAGCGTGCACTGCTTTGGCGACGGGGTGCTGATCGCCTCGGCCTTCGTCGCGGACATGCGCCTGGGCGTGGTGGCCGCGCTGTCGGTGCTGGCGCACGAGGTGCCGCACCACATCGGCGACCTGGTGGTGCTGCGCAACAGCAGCCGCCACCGCAGCGCGGCCCTGCTCAAGGTGTCGCTGGCCGGGGCCGTGACGGCGCTGGGTGGTCTGGTGGGCTACTACCTGGTGGGGCTGTGGGAGGGGGCGCTGCCGTATTTTCTGGCCATTGCCTCCAGCAGCTTCGTCTACGTGGCCCTGGCCGACCTGATTCCGCAGCTGCAAAAGCGCCTCTCGGCCGCGCAGACGCTGGCCCAGATCGCCTGGCTGGCGGCAGGCATCGTGGCCGTGACCCTGGTCAGCGGCCTTGCCCATACGCATTAG